A DNA window from Haloactinospora alba contains the following coding sequences:
- a CDS encoding helix-turn-helix transcriptional regulator has translation MAARRVGLSQHRKSAGYSQEKLAELLGVERSTVVRWERAETDPQPWIRPKLARALKVTPEELRTLLDDVTVPQAQPGERMQYVLEHPSQVDLVAVASLHEHIRQVDEQYHTVPSTALLSSAGQLHGQVRFLCENAANPRVRKALLEVEAESATIMSQLVWDVSQRRDHAAPLAYLDEAIEAARQARDASTEAYATLRKSYLALYGDKSPEHGTILAASAAEIATPVSPALTGLSLLHVAEGRAMLGDHAACEQALAKAEAQFDRPSAHDVAAEYYTRTEFHRLAGSCYLFLGRPERAEPLLRTTSHALAEQKKSQAIAYGNLTLALIRQHKLDEAATTMHRTIDAVELTRGGGGLNLAFTAGQELRPWRHEPWVHDVQDRLLALMAAI, from the coding sequence ATGGCGGCCAGGCGCGTAGGGCTGTCTCAGCATCGCAAATCGGCGGGCTACAGCCAAGAGAAGCTGGCCGAACTCCTCGGCGTCGAGCGTTCCACGGTAGTGCGCTGGGAGAGGGCTGAAACCGACCCCCAGCCATGGATTCGCCCCAAGCTCGCCCGCGCCCTGAAAGTCACGCCCGAAGAGCTGCGGACACTCCTCGATGACGTGACCGTCCCTCAGGCCCAGCCCGGCGAACGCATGCAATATGTGCTGGAACACCCCTCGCAGGTCGATCTCGTGGCCGTGGCCTCGCTGCACGAGCACATCCGCCAAGTTGACGAGCAGTACCACACGGTGCCCTCCACCGCGCTGCTCAGCTCCGCCGGCCAGCTCCACGGTCAGGTGAGGTTCCTGTGCGAGAACGCCGCCAACCCGCGCGTCCGCAAAGCCCTGCTTGAGGTCGAAGCCGAGTCGGCCACCATCATGAGCCAGCTCGTCTGGGACGTCAGCCAGCGCCGCGACCACGCCGCACCGCTCGCCTACCTGGACGAGGCCATCGAGGCAGCCCGCCAGGCCCGCGATGCGAGCACCGAAGCGTATGCAACCCTGCGCAAGAGCTACCTCGCCCTCTACGGCGACAAATCCCCCGAGCACGGCACCATCCTCGCTGCCAGCGCCGCCGAGATCGCCACCCCCGTCAGCCCGGCACTGACCGGGCTCTCCCTGCTGCACGTCGCCGAAGGTCGCGCCATGCTGGGCGACCACGCCGCCTGCGAACAGGCACTCGCCAAGGCCGAAGCCCAGTTCGACCGCCCCAGCGCCCATGATGTGGCCGCGGAGTACTACACCCGCACCGAGTTCCACCGCCTCGCCGGATCCTGCTATCTCTTCCTCGGCCGCCCCGAACGCGCCGAACCCCTCCTGCGCACCACCTCCCATGCCCTCGCCGAGCAGAAGAAGAGCCAGGCCATCGCCTACGGCAACCTCACCCTCGCCCTCATCCGGCAGCACAAGCTCGACGAAGCCGCGACCACCATGCACCGCACCATCGACGCCGTCGAGCTGACGCGGGGCGGTGGCGGGCTTAACCTGGCATTCACCGCAGGGCAGGAGCTCCGCCCCTGGCGCCACGAGCCGTGGGTCCACGACGTCCAGGACCGGCTCCTCGCCCTGATGGCAGCCATCTAG
- a CDS encoding 5-formyltetrahydrofolate cyclo-ligase codes for MTTLDQAKAAVRDRVWRHLLTQGVVPDDSYGTIPGFHGAEATAERLAELEVWKDARTIKANPDWAQLPVRTRALQDGKLLYMAVPRMASLKPFYLLDPDTLGLPPEEAAQSREAAQVADNVGVEAMQPIDVVVCGSVAVNRSGARIGKGAGYSDLEVALLIEAGLVTEETTIVAPVHQLQVIDEEIPETEHDFSVDLIVTPDEVIQCEQRRRPSGIVWENLTAEKVGEIPVLKKIYEY; via the coding sequence ATGACCACCCTCGACCAGGCAAAAGCCGCAGTGCGCGACCGCGTATGGCGCCATCTCCTCACCCAAGGCGTCGTTCCCGACGACTCCTACGGCACCATCCCCGGCTTCCACGGCGCCGAGGCGACGGCTGAACGCCTGGCCGAACTGGAGGTCTGGAAGGACGCCCGCACCATCAAGGCCAACCCCGACTGGGCGCAACTCCCCGTCCGCACCCGGGCGCTCCAGGACGGCAAGCTCCTCTACATGGCCGTCCCGCGCATGGCCAGCCTTAAACCCTTCTACTTGCTCGACCCCGACACGCTGGGTCTGCCGCCCGAAGAAGCCGCCCAAAGCCGAGAAGCTGCACAGGTCGCCGACAACGTTGGTGTCGAGGCGATGCAGCCCATCGATGTCGTGGTCTGCGGCAGCGTGGCCGTCAACCGCTCCGGAGCCCGCATCGGCAAGGGGGCCGGCTACTCCGACCTTGAGGTAGCACTCCTCATTGAGGCCGGACTCGTCACCGAGGAGACGACCATCGTGGCGCCGGTACACCAGCTCCAGGTGATTGACGAAGAGATCCCCGAGACGGAGCACGACTTCAGCGTCGACCTCATCGTCACGCCGGACGAGGTGATCCAGTGCGAGCAACGTCGACGCCCGAGCGGGATCGTGTGGGAGAACTTGACGGCGGAGAAGGTGGGGGAGATTCCGGTATTGAAGAAAATATATGAATATTAG
- a CDS encoding ATP-binding protein, producing the protein MPQESLTVGARSGGEADKLGNHYEGAWTVMHLLEVLAGRAESLTVEPLGDVGDGVEFILRRHNSVEAHQVKRKHGISGEWKLGDLRAKGVLEAARNHVEAGREFHFVSTIPAVSLDRLAERARHSPDVNTFIDTLSTDKLEKDFNYLSSKSVYGSSKVAWDVLRGIWVDTTSERNVRNFNSAYCGLLLSGAPAPAASVSLGDLIVENLATVLDYDAIVELLSDYELSLSGILGSLPLSRLIKERLVSWKANIERDQISPPIYRAETDQIATHIINERRSVFIVGAGGIGKSTVLHDVVEKTEADEWVVLPFRVDREEPFSSTYELGQRSGLSTSPVSALAAVARERPCLLVIDQLDAVSKISGRMPRMFDVVDDLVREAAAFPNMRVLLACRRFDFDNDDRIRSLVKIHDMARVEIAGLTEEQVVGSVASFGINASLLSKQQVALLSTPFNLKLLTIISDNGSLPSFVSAKDLLDSYWDTKRRDCQSGRSSTVHFSKVIRTLVDEMSQRQRLVASTAVLDDEDLIPDAGIMASEHVLVREGQEISFFHESFFDYAFARQWERRQQTLAEYLAQDEQELFRRTQVRQVLVYLREADQQRFIREVDSLLSSHRVRFHIQHVTMAVLRDLKDPVPAEWRMVERLLDQDLSFSDQLRWTLRTLPWFGLLDSEGVLEEWLRSGVPDIQRRAVEIMLGGAKDSPDRVAQLLSPYAGLAPEYGLWLQHVIRFINVHESRSFFELVVNAVRRGEYSNYENGLFLFVRDLADNEPEWAIDLLVAYLSARPGALALDDSGQMESLSSRDHGLIEMIETAATKSPAYFVESLLPYLLKIMEITEYENDRGVFIDRQFGFYRMEGRHHSVGSALFASTMNALRSFVAQDAEAARSAINQLASDRHDTAQRLLYMALGHSETYAEYAARLLLDRDNGFYATRDEWAVQELIKGIQQYISNDIFSRLESAVLELHPSWEGMPPGRYANILLSAMDESRLSEAGRRKLGEFRRRFGTVPTVRPPESFGGYISSPIPAESARRMNDDQWLGAMERYDSDREDWTSFTGGAHELAGVLEELVKADPERFARLSSRLSRGYDPSYACAILRGIGSSKVSIDPTLAFEAMRNINSLGGEEIGRWLGWPLRVYIKEEMPDDVIEIFVNRTLHGSDVSTGPEELPDDDLDQSLTTRAMNSARGHAIETLGRIVAADIDGQRTQVVAPVLSQLASDPSVVVRTSVALLISSCLRHAQDEAIAAFRLLIQSDDRMFAARYVFRLIMRVGYHESSVIVPVIQKMIASPYAEVRECGGKLAAWATAELGLEDLLIEVRQSQDVSARKGAAAACGDMLPYASDSSMIGEALREFFEDSEEEVRNGASNVAAALREKSLRPFRSELEALIESPAFKVAVTQLLITLDHAPDRVDGLILKCARRFVDVSGRDVSDISTHVAADARNVGELLMRAYSQVRDSRVVRSEILDLIDELLLFGAFDLNRLVDAFERQ; encoded by the coding sequence TTGCCGCAGGAGAGTTTGACCGTGGGTGCTCGAAGTGGTGGCGAAGCCGACAAACTTGGAAATCATTACGAAGGTGCCTGGACTGTCATGCATCTTCTTGAAGTCCTTGCTGGACGGGCTGAGTCTCTAACCGTTGAACCGCTCGGCGATGTGGGTGATGGGGTGGAGTTCATTCTGCGTCGCCATAATTCAGTTGAAGCGCACCAGGTAAAGAGGAAGCATGGAATCTCCGGCGAGTGGAAGCTCGGGGACTTGCGGGCCAAGGGCGTGTTGGAAGCTGCTCGAAATCACGTGGAAGCGGGAAGGGAGTTTCATTTTGTTTCAACCATTCCTGCTGTTAGTCTTGATCGGCTGGCTGAGCGCGCTCGCCACTCTCCGGATGTAAACACATTCATTGACACATTGTCCACGGATAAACTGGAGAAAGATTTCAACTACCTTAGTTCGAAGTCTGTGTATGGCTCGTCAAAAGTGGCATGGGATGTTCTACGCGGAATCTGGGTTGATACGACCAGTGAGAGGAATGTGCGGAACTTTAACTCTGCATATTGCGGCCTACTTCTGTCGGGTGCGCCAGCTCCTGCTGCTTCAGTGTCGCTGGGTGATCTGATAGTCGAAAATCTTGCTACTGTCCTTGATTATGATGCAATAGTCGAGCTCCTGTCCGACTACGAGCTTTCTCTTTCAGGAATCCTCGGTTCCCTTCCGCTGTCAAGGCTGATCAAAGAAAGGCTGGTTAGCTGGAAGGCGAACATTGAGCGCGACCAAATATCCCCTCCAATTTATCGAGCTGAGACTGATCAGATCGCCACCCACATAATCAATGAGCGAAGGTCTGTTTTCATTGTGGGGGCAGGTGGGATCGGCAAGAGTACCGTCCTGCACGATGTCGTGGAAAAAACTGAAGCAGACGAATGGGTAGTCCTACCGTTTCGGGTGGATCGCGAAGAGCCCTTCTCATCAACGTATGAGCTGGGTCAGAGGTCCGGTTTGAGTACCTCACCAGTATCAGCATTGGCGGCAGTAGCGAGAGAGCGTCCATGCTTGTTGGTCATCGATCAGCTTGACGCGGTGAGCAAGATCTCGGGTCGGATGCCCCGTATGTTTGATGTGGTTGATGATCTGGTCCGTGAAGCTGCTGCTTTCCCGAACATGAGGGTGTTGCTGGCTTGTCGTAGGTTCGATTTTGACAATGATGACCGCATTCGATCCCTGGTTAAAATCCATGATATGGCTCGAGTGGAAATTGCGGGGCTTACAGAAGAGCAGGTCGTAGGGTCGGTGGCTTCATTTGGTATCAATGCGAGCTTGCTCAGTAAGCAACAAGTAGCACTACTTAGTACCCCCTTCAATCTTAAGCTGTTGACCATAATTTCTGACAACGGAAGCTTGCCTTCTTTTGTAAGCGCGAAAGATCTTCTCGACTCCTATTGGGATACAAAAAGGCGAGACTGTCAAAGTGGCCGATCCTCGACGGTTCATTTTAGTAAGGTTATTCGCACCCTTGTTGATGAGATGAGTCAGAGGCAGCGCCTGGTAGCTTCTACAGCGGTTCTAGACGATGAGGATCTTATCCCCGACGCGGGAATAATGGCATCCGAGCATGTCCTAGTTCGCGAAGGGCAGGAAATTTCATTCTTTCATGAGTCCTTCTTTGACTATGCATTCGCACGTCAATGGGAGCGTAGGCAGCAGACTCTAGCTGAGTATCTAGCCCAGGACGAACAAGAGCTTTTTCGAAGGACTCAGGTCCGTCAGGTTCTCGTGTACCTACGCGAAGCCGACCAGCAGCGTTTTATAAGGGAGGTCGATAGTCTTCTTTCATCGCATCGAGTCCGCTTCCATATCCAGCATGTCACTATGGCGGTCCTTCGCGACTTGAAGGATCCCGTACCCGCTGAGTGGCGAATGGTTGAGCGACTACTTGACCAAGATTTGTCGTTCTCGGATCAACTTCGGTGGACCCTTCGTACACTGCCTTGGTTCGGTCTTCTCGACTCTGAAGGTGTGCTAGAGGAATGGCTCAGATCTGGAGTTCCTGATATCCAGCGGCGAGCAGTAGAAATCATGCTGGGAGGTGCAAAGGATAGCCCTGACCGTGTGGCGCAGCTTCTATCCCCGTATGCGGGTCTAGCGCCCGAATACGGTCTCTGGCTTCAGCATGTCATTCGCTTCATTAATGTTCATGAGAGTCGCAGCTTCTTTGAGCTCGTTGTTAATGCTGTTCGCAGGGGCGAATACAGCAACTATGAAAATGGGCTCTTCCTATTCGTCCGCGACCTGGCGGATAATGAGCCCGAATGGGCTATCGATCTTCTCGTTGCGTATTTGAGCGCTCGCCCTGGAGCGCTCGCCCTAGATGACTCTGGTCAAATGGAATCACTGTCGTCACGCGACCATGGGCTGATTGAGATGATAGAAACGGCGGCAACCAAGAGCCCTGCTTACTTCGTCGAGTCCCTGCTGCCGTACCTTCTGAAAATCATGGAGATAACAGAGTACGAAAACGACCGTGGGGTTTTCATAGATCGCCAGTTTGGATTCTACCGTATGGAAGGTCGACATCACTCCGTAGGGAGCGCTCTGTTTGCCAGCACCATGAATGCTCTACGTTCTTTCGTCGCTCAAGATGCAGAAGCTGCGCGTTCGGCGATAAATCAGCTAGCTAGCGATCGTCACGACACTGCACAGCGGTTGCTCTATATGGCGCTTGGTCATAGTGAAACATATGCGGAATACGCGGCAAGGCTCCTTCTTGATAGGGATAACGGCTTTTACGCTACGAGGGATGAGTGGGCAGTCCAAGAACTCATCAAAGGAATTCAACAATATATCTCAAATGACATTTTCTCAAGGTTGGAGTCCGCAGTTCTAGAACTTCACCCTTCTTGGGAAGGAATGCCTCCTGGTAGGTATGCCAACATCCTTCTTTCCGCGATGGATGAAAGTAGGCTATCGGAAGCCGGCAGGCGGAAGCTCGGGGAGTTCAGGCGTCGCTTTGGGACAGTTCCCACTGTTAGACCTCCCGAGTCGTTCGGAGGCTACATCAGCTCACCGATTCCGGCCGAATCTGCTAGACGTATGAATGATGATCAGTGGCTTGGGGCTATGGAGCGCTATGACTCTGACAGGGAAGATTGGACAAGCTTTACTGGTGGCGCTCATGAGCTTGCGGGTGTATTGGAGGAGTTGGTTAAAGCAGACCCTGAACGTTTCGCTCGCTTGTCGAGCCGCCTGTCACGAGGCTATGATCCATCCTACGCATGTGCAATCTTGCGGGGTATTGGATCGAGCAAAGTTTCGATAGACCCAACCCTTGCGTTTGAAGCTATGAGAAATATAAATTCGCTTGGAGGTGAAGAGATTGGCCGCTGGCTAGGGTGGCCTCTCCGTGTGTACATAAAGGAAGAGATGCCCGATGATGTCATTGAGATTTTTGTAAACCGCACGCTCCATGGCTCAGATGTGAGCACTGGGCCGGAGGAACTACCCGACGACGACCTTGACCAAAGTTTGACGACGAGAGCAATGAATTCGGCTCGTGGTCACGCAATTGAGACATTGGGGCGGATTGTCGCCGCTGATATCGACGGTCAGCGTACGCAAGTTGTAGCACCAGTCCTATCTCAGCTCGCCAGCGATCCCTCTGTTGTCGTGCGAACTTCTGTGGCTCTCCTCATTAGTTCTTGCCTTCGTCACGCGCAAGATGAAGCTATTGCAGCATTTCGTCTGTTGATTCAATCTGATGATCGCATGTTTGCTGCGCGCTACGTATTTCGTCTTATTATGCGGGTTGGCTATCATGAAAGCTCAGTCATTGTTCCAGTGATCCAGAAGATGATTGCTTCTCCTTACGCTGAGGTTCGAGAGTGCGGCGGCAAGTTGGCCGCCTGGGCTACGGCCGAGTTGGGTCTAGAGGACCTACTCATAGAAGTACGGCAGAGCCAGGATGTATCAGCTCGCAAAGGTGCCGCTGCTGCGTGTGGAGATATGCTCCCGTACGCAAGCGATAGCTCAATGATCGGAGAAGCACTCAGGGAGTTCTTCGAAGATTCTGAGGAGGAGGTTAGAAATGGAGCTTCTAATGTGGCCGCAGCTTTGCGTGAAAAGTCACTGCGACCGTTTAGAAGTGAGCTGGAAGCTCTCATAGAATCTCCTGCTTTCAAAGTCGCAGTGACACAGCTTCTGATCACACTGGATCATGCTCCTGATCGTGTCGATGGCTTGATTCTTAAATGCGCTCGAAGGTTCGTGGATGTCAGTGGCAGGGATGTTTCCGACATTTCAACTCATGTGGCTGCCGACGCCCGGAATGTTGGTGAACTTCTGATGCGGGCCTATTCTCAGGTGCGAGATAGTCGAGTTGTTAGAAGTGAAATACTGGATTTGATTGATGAACTTCTCTTGTTTGGGGCGTTCGATCTCAATAGGTTGGTTGACGCATTTGAACGCCAATAG
- a CDS encoding helix-turn-helix domain-containing protein, translating into MAPLATPVSNPARQRKALEALLGKLPDASAPVAPRERTSLSARAKQIKSDQAREIVAAYEAGATVYELGRRFGIARQTVSKILKRHGAQMRRTGLSPDQIDEAARLYVLGWSLARIGRRMEVSPDTVRLRLLERGVRMRDRHER; encoded by the coding sequence TTGGCTCCCCTGGCAACTCCTGTCTCGAACCCGGCCCGGCAGCGCAAGGCACTGGAGGCGCTGCTGGGCAAGCTCCCTGATGCCTCGGCACCGGTCGCTCCGCGCGAGCGCACAAGCCTCTCCGCCCGCGCCAAGCAGATCAAGAGCGACCAGGCGCGGGAGATCGTCGCCGCCTACGAAGCAGGAGCCACGGTCTACGAGCTGGGCCGGCGCTTCGGCATCGCCCGACAGACGGTGAGCAAGATCCTCAAGCGCCACGGCGCGCAGATGCGCCGCACCGGCCTCTCCCCCGACCAGATCGACGAGGCGGCGCGGCTGTATGTACTGGGGTGGTCGCTGGCACGGATCGGCCGGCGGATGGAGGTCAGCCCGGACACGGTGCGGCTGAGGCTGTTGGAGCGAGGGGTGCGGATGCGGGATCGGCATGAGAGGTGA
- a CDS encoding ABC transporter ATP-binding protein: MTQSRGDGSGGAPSARLHADSVTLAYGDNVIASDLDFAVADHEVTAIIGPNGCGKSTLLRALGRLLRPGAGQVLLDGSPISAQPPREVATTIAVLPQSPQSPPGLTVADLVARGRHPHQRWYRQWSSTDHTAVSEALELTGMLPYAERALEQLSGGQRQRAWLSMALAQGTDLLLLDEPTTFLDLAHQMEVLDLVRELNNEHGRTVAMVLHDLNLAARYAHRLVAMRDGRVVDSGPPSDVLTPGLISEVFELESTVIADPVAHTPLVVPIGARDRTGAVAPPAAS, translated from the coding sequence GTGACACAGAGCCGCGGGGACGGCTCCGGCGGTGCTCCCTCCGCACGACTCCACGCCGACAGCGTCACCCTGGCATACGGGGACAACGTCATCGCCTCGGATCTGGACTTCGCCGTCGCCGACCACGAGGTGACCGCCATCATCGGCCCCAACGGCTGCGGCAAGTCCACCCTGCTGCGCGCCCTCGGCAGGCTGCTCCGTCCGGGCGCGGGCCAGGTGCTGCTGGACGGCTCCCCCATCTCCGCGCAGCCGCCCCGCGAGGTCGCCACGACCATAGCGGTGCTTCCCCAGTCCCCCCAGTCCCCGCCCGGACTCACCGTGGCCGACCTGGTGGCGCGTGGCCGCCACCCCCACCAGCGCTGGTACCGCCAGTGGTCCTCCACCGACCACACGGCGGTGTCCGAGGCCTTGGAACTCACCGGGATGCTGCCCTACGCGGAACGCGCGCTGGAGCAGCTTTCCGGCGGGCAGCGCCAGCGGGCCTGGTTGTCCATGGCGCTCGCGCAGGGAACCGACCTGTTGCTGCTGGACGAGCCCACGACCTTCCTCGACCTGGCCCACCAGATGGAGGTGCTGGACCTGGTACGGGAACTCAACAACGAGCACGGCAGGACCGTCGCGATGGTGCTGCACGACCTGAACCTCGCGGCCCGGTACGCCCACCGGCTGGTGGCCATGCGCGACGGGCGTGTGGTCGACTCCGGACCCCCCAGCGATGTGCTCACGCCGGGGCTGATCTCCGAGGTGTTCGAACTGGAGTCCACAGTCATCGCGGACCCGGTCGCGCACACACCGCTCGTCGTCCCCATCGGAGCGCGCGACCGGACCGGGGCCGTGGCGCCTCCCGCGGCCTCCTGA
- a CDS encoding FecCD family ABC transporter permease has product MTTSPPRPSPPSTGLNRRALRIGPFSWTWQPRPLLVAATLLVVLAAAFVRALLAFDDYPMGVDTVLRTLVGGGDSGSEFVLFELRMPRALTGLLVGAALGLAGAIMQGITRNPLASPDTLGITWGAAVGAVAVIVLGGSAGQVGGLVSEVGVPAGALVGGLGAAVVVFGLAWQSGVESTRLLLVGIATSLFCANLVYWGLSLTNIQDAARAQTWLTGSLHAADWDRAVPAALSLLVLLPTALITARVIGALGLGDDTARGLGVRVNTSRLVLLLISALLVCVATAATGPITFVALASPQMALRLCRSSHPPLVTSALTGAALTLVADQVAAGLFAPTQLPVGVVTSVLGAPYLMYLIIRRHREARL; this is encoded by the coding sequence ATGACCACCTCCCCACCCCGGCCGTCCCCGCCCAGCACCGGCCTCAACCGCCGCGCCCTGCGGATCGGCCCATTCTCCTGGACCTGGCAACCGCGTCCGCTCCTGGTGGCGGCGACCCTGCTCGTGGTGCTCGCCGCGGCCTTCGTCCGGGCCCTGCTCGCCTTCGACGACTACCCCATGGGTGTGGACACGGTGCTGCGCACGCTTGTCGGCGGCGGAGACTCCGGATCGGAGTTCGTCCTCTTCGAACTTCGGATGCCGCGTGCGCTCACCGGGCTACTGGTGGGAGCGGCGCTCGGCCTCGCCGGCGCCATCATGCAGGGGATCACCCGCAACCCGCTGGCGAGCCCCGACACACTCGGCATCACCTGGGGGGCGGCAGTGGGGGCTGTCGCTGTCATCGTGCTCGGCGGCAGCGCCGGCCAGGTCGGTGGTCTCGTCTCCGAGGTCGGGGTGCCGGCGGGAGCACTGGTCGGTGGCCTGGGCGCCGCCGTCGTGGTGTTCGGTCTCGCCTGGCAGTCAGGTGTGGAGAGCACGCGGCTGCTGCTGGTCGGAATCGCCACGTCACTGTTCTGCGCCAACCTCGTGTACTGGGGGTTGAGCCTCACCAACATCCAGGACGCGGCTCGCGCCCAGACCTGGCTCACCGGCAGTCTGCACGCCGCGGACTGGGACCGGGCGGTGCCCGCCGCGCTCTCCCTGCTCGTCCTGCTGCCGACGGCCCTGATCACCGCCCGTGTCATCGGCGCTCTCGGGTTGGGCGACGACACGGCGCGGGGGCTCGGTGTACGGGTGAACACCTCACGGCTGGTCCTGTTGCTGATCTCCGCGTTGCTCGTGTGCGTGGCGACCGCGGCGACCGGCCCGATCACCTTCGTCGCCCTGGCCTCGCCGCAGATGGCGCTGCGGCTGTGCAGGTCCTCCCACCCGCCGCTCGTCACGTCAGCCCTGACCGGGGCCGCGCTGACCCTCGTCGCGGACCAGGTAGCGGCGGGGCTGTTCGCCCCCACCCAGCTTCCGGTGGGGGTCGTCACCTCCGTGTTGGGGGCTCCCTACCTCATGTACCTGATCATCCGCCGTCACCGGGAGGCCCGCCTGTGA
- a CDS encoding FecCD family ABC transporter permease — protein MSDSVLAERERVRHPAPAELPPRRRQAVLLLPAIALLALTALASVSLGSRMLPPGEVLGALFSTDTSEASTIVQSLRLPRTLLGILVGTALAVAGVLIQSLTRNPIADPGLLGITHGAACAVVASIYLAGLASVSQYVWLAIAGSLLVSMAVFALASGGTRGPTPVTLVLAGAAMTALMYGLTSAIVLLDKQSLEVYRFWRIGSLAARPADVIWQVLPFLLIGLVLAAALTRSMNTLALGDDVATALGQRIRLIRATGVLAVALLTGGAVAAAGPIGFIGLMTPHIARAVTGPDHRWLTVYAAFIGAVVILLADIAGRLVTSSGEIEVGIILAVLGAPFFIMLIRRQKLISL, from the coding sequence GTGAGCGACTCCGTGCTCGCCGAGCGAGAACGCGTCCGGCATCCCGCTCCAGCCGAGCTGCCGCCCCGACGCCGGCAGGCCGTCCTGCTCCTCCCCGCGATCGCCCTGCTGGCGCTGACCGCCCTGGCGAGCGTCTCGCTGGGATCACGGATGCTTCCGCCGGGAGAGGTCCTCGGTGCGTTGTTCTCCACGGACACCAGTGAGGCCAGCACCATCGTCCAGTCGCTGCGCCTGCCCCGGACCCTCCTGGGAATACTTGTCGGCACCGCCCTCGCCGTCGCGGGCGTACTCATCCAGAGCCTCACCCGCAACCCCATCGCCGACCCCGGCCTTCTCGGCATCACCCACGGTGCCGCCTGCGCTGTGGTGGCCAGCATCTACCTCGCCGGCCTCGCCAGCGTCAGCCAGTACGTGTGGCTGGCCATAGCCGGATCACTACTCGTCAGCATGGCGGTGTTCGCCCTGGCATCGGGCGGAACGCGCGGCCCCACACCGGTGACCCTGGTACTGGCGGGGGCGGCGATGACAGCGCTGATGTACGGGCTCACCTCAGCCATCGTGCTGTTGGACAAGCAGAGCCTGGAGGTCTACCGGTTCTGGCGGATCGGTTCCCTGGCCGCGCGGCCGGCCGACGTGATCTGGCAGGTTCTGCCGTTCCTCCTCATCGGACTGGTCCTGGCCGCCGCCCTGACACGCAGCATGAACACCCTGGCCCTCGGCGACGATGTCGCGACGGCGCTGGGCCAGCGCATCAGACTGATCCGCGCTACCGGTGTCCTCGCCGTCGCGCTTCTCACCGGCGGCGCGGTCGCGGCTGCCGGACCGATCGGTTTCATCGGACTGATGACCCCGCACATCGCCCGCGCCGTGACGGGTCCGGACCACCGGTGGCTTACCGTGTACGCGGCGTTCATCGGCGCGGTCGTCATCCTGCTCGCCGACATCGCCGGCCGGCTCGTGACGAGCAGCGGCGAGATCGAGGTAGGAATCATTCTCGCGGTGCTCGGCGCACCGTTCTTCATCATGCTGATCCGGCGACAGAAGCTGATATCGCTATGA
- a CDS encoding ABC transporter substrate-binding protein: protein MPTASPARSSTRALLSVSAAAAVAFATACGTDGGSGDDSGGGEAAGFPLTVEHAMGETSVDSEPSTIVALDQSYVDAAVALETEVIGRTEYYTPDGEMPGYLGDPGEEYAGDAEELGSLESPDLARIAELEPDLIVSAKARHADIYDQLSEIAPTVFSETTGATWKENIELLGEALGKKDTAQQKIEDYETRAAEVGDAIAEENGGEAPTMTLARFAGEPTVRLYSSASFPGMVQADTGIPRPEDAPDTEDGISVDLSQEEILDLDADHIFVSQYDAGTGEVEDQAEEFRSNPLWDQLEGTKHKVDDVRWVSSVSLQGANAILDDLEETFDVQG from the coding sequence ATGCCTACTGCCAGCCCCGCGCGTTCCTCCACCAGGGCGCTGCTTTCCGTGTCGGCGGCGGCCGCGGTCGCGTTCGCCACCGCCTGCGGTACCGACGGCGGCAGCGGGGACGACTCCGGCGGCGGGGAGGCCGCCGGATTCCCGCTAACAGTCGAACACGCCATGGGCGAGACGAGCGTCGACTCCGAACCCTCCACGATCGTCGCTCTGGACCAGAGCTACGTCGACGCCGCTGTCGCCTTGGAGACGGAGGTCATCGGGCGCACCGAGTACTACACCCCGGACGGGGAGATGCCCGGTTACCTGGGTGATCCCGGAGAGGAGTACGCCGGCGACGCCGAGGAGCTCGGTTCGCTGGAGTCGCCCGACCTCGCACGGATCGCCGAACTGGAGCCGGACCTGATCGTGTCCGCGAAGGCCCGGCACGCCGACATCTACGACCAGCTGAGCGAGATCGCGCCGACGGTGTTCTCCGAGACGACGGGCGCCACGTGGAAGGAGAACATCGAGCTGCTGGGGGAGGCGCTCGGGAAGAAGGACACGGCCCAGCAGAAGATCGAGGACTACGAGACGCGCGCTGCGGAGGTCGGCGACGCGATCGCGGAGGAGAACGGCGGTGAGGCTCCCACCATGACGCTGGCCCGGTTCGCCGGCGAGCCCACGGTCCGGCTGTACTCCTCAGCCTCGTTCCCCGGCATGGTGCAGGCCGACACCGGTATTCCGCGCCCCGAGGACGCGCCGGACACCGAGGACGGGATCTCGGTCGACCTGAGCCAGGAGGAGATCCTGGACCTGGACGCCGACCACATCTTCGTCTCCCAGTACGACGCGGGAACGGGTGAGGTCGAGGACCAGGCGGAGGAGTTCCGGTCCAACCCGCTCTGGGACCAGCTCGAGGGAACCAAGCACAAGGTGGATGACGTGCGGTGGGTCTCCTCGGTCAGCCTGCAGGGCGCCAACGCGATTCTGGATGACCTTGAGGAAACGTTCGACGTGCAGGGGTGA